A region from the Oncorhynchus masou masou isolate Uvic2021 unplaced genomic scaffold, UVic_Omas_1.1 unplaced_scaffold_2178, whole genome shotgun sequence genome encodes:
- the LOC135533044 gene encoding ubiquitin-conjugating enzyme E2 D3-like, which yields MFHWQATIMGPNDSPYQGGVFFLTIHFPTDYPFKPPKLAFTTRIYHPNINSNGSICLDILRSQWSPALTISKVLLSICSLLCDPNPDDPLVPEIARIYKADSDKYSRIAREWTQKYAM from the exons A TGTTTCACTGGCAAGCCACGATCATGGGACCT AATGACAGTCCATACCAGGGGGGCGTTTTCTTCCTGACCATTCATTTCCCCACAGACTATCCTTTCAAACCCCCTAAG ttAGCGTTTACCACAAGAATTTACCACCCCAATATTAACAGTAACGGCAGTATCTGTTTGGATATTCTCAGATCACAGTGGTCGCCGGCTTTAACTATTTCTAAAG TTCTGCTCTCCATTTGCTCCCTGTTATGTGATCCCAACCCAGACGACCCTCTAGTACCAGAGATCGCACGCATCTATAAAGCAGATAGTGACAA ATACAGCAGAATAGCAAGAGAATGGACGCAGAAATACGCCATGTGA